The region GATCTCACCATattaatgaaaataattaGGGAGGAGGAGTGGGATAGATGTTAAGAGTGAAAACACGAATGCTGTTCAAAGTACTTCTATAGAAGAGAGCGTTATTTGTGAGAGAGGAACGATTGATCTTTGGAAAACAATAGAAAGCCTGTATAGGAATCAGTAGAAGTTCAGGAGCATTGACATGTGAATATTCTCTAGCTAGAATTCGTATTTGAAGAGCTCccaagaaaaataataatatctaATCCATCTGTTGTTCTCTACCGCCGTCACAGCAAACCAACTCAAGTGATTCGATATTGGAGCGCATGAATATCGCACCCCGCGCTGCCCTGCCACCAGCTGCCGCCGTCAAAGCTGCCTCGCCCACGCTCTCGGagagcggcagcaacagcagtggcagcgtcAAGAGAAAGGCGGGCAATCTGAAGTAAGTTTATGCTTGGATCCACCAGCAGTCCGGCACCTCCGACATTTGAtactcttttttatttttttttttatttttgaaactTTTGTTAAAATTCcacattttctttctttattttcggGTGGATTTCTTTGCCGGGCATTCGTGGTTATCTTCCTATCTCACCCGCCCAACCACCCACTCACCcaaaccacaccacaccacacacccatCACAAATACAAACTACAAACGACGCTATCCATGGTATCCACAGTATCTCGTTAGGGAATAGTTTTGTAAATAGTTCGATGGCAAAAACCACTGCGAGTGCTTCCACGACGTCGCTGAACTCGAGCAGAACGTCCTCGGCAGGATCGCTACGCAACCTGGCGCCCAATAAGTCAACTTTGTTCGGTGGTGCGGGTTCTTCtattggtggtggtggttcaCAGCAAACATCGCCTCCATccacggccacgcccacaccgtTGCCATCTCAAGCGCAGTCCCATACGCAAACACAGATTCAgtcacagcagcagaagccggCCATCAGCTTTGGCAAGCCGAACTTTGCACCAAAGCCGCCGGGGCTCCAGCAGTTGATTCTGGTTAACGGGCAGCAGCGTCCGGCGGTGACGCGGCACCACAGCATGAAGTCGCCCAGGTATAGAGTACATTACGGTGCAGTAAACCCTAGCTAAGTATGCACACCGCTTGCTTCAGTCACCCCACGCTCCAGTCAGTCAATCCATTGATATAGTTtgggttttgcttttgcttatCTTTATGGCTTTCGATTTGCATTGACTTCTGGCTATAGCCCCGACTATTACCCTAAGCGCTACTAATATGGGTCTCTGCCTCCTCCACAGATCTCCGCCAGCGTCTGGGCCTATGCTGCCTCCCACCCTCCAGCATTTTGGGACGATGCGGGCTCCGCTCCAGCTGCAGGGCATCGACGGAAGCGTCGCCAGCATGCGCTGTGCCCCCAATCCACCAAAGTGTGAGTACCTCAAAGAAAATCGCCATGATGAGAGAATGGAATGATgactctcctcctcctcctccttcctgtAGCACGACCATCGGTGaagcctccacctccgccaaCACCGGCGCGGAGCTTCTCCAACAGCAATCTGAGCAACATCGGAGCTGGATCATCTGCAGCGCCGTTAAGTGCCGTCAACACGGCCCTGGTGCAGAGTGCGGCGACTACGACTCAGGCCCCTTCGACTCCCATTACCCAACCGCCCTCCACTTCgagtagcagtagcagcgtGGCCGCCCTGCGTGACCAGTTCCGTGCGGTTGGCATCGGGAACGGTATGAATGGTATGAACGGTGGGAATGGGAATTCctcgccaccgctgccgccgctgcctaCCCCAGCATCAGTGTCGTCGGCCTCATCATCGACTACGGCCAGCCCCAAGTCTTCGACCGTCCGGCCAATCATACTGAATGGGGGACCCATCATCAATCCACCAGCCCCGCCGCCGCACCGCAGCTGTccgcctccaccgccgccgcagcgACAATCGAGCACTGTGAGTAGCCAAGTAGCCAGAGTAGCAGTATCAGTACCagcaacacaacaacaacaggttGCCCCAAATGGCAAAGGTGACAGTTGGCTGGCCTCCACCACGCAGAACAGACTTGGAACAGATATAAGGAGCGGAGCTCGTGAGCTACTGTCCAGAGAGATGAGATCGTGACGGGTATGGATTCTCTCTGTTGTCTCTGCTATTGGGGTTCCACCTGTTCAAATCAGTCACAGCGTCACGGCCATAACCTATCCCAAAGAACGTTTGCTTTTTGCGCAGTGCAGAGCTTACTCTCACTGCGCAGGCGCTTCTCCGAGCAGCTCCTGGCTGCGCACTTTTTGGGGCACGCCAGTCGTACTTTTTATAACTCACCTATTTTCGTGccaaagagagggggaggtgggggaGATTGATTTTCCAAATGTGAGACGTGACCAAAACACACGACACACGACCCTCCATTCGCTTTGTTTTTCGGTCCATTGCTTGTCCACTGAAAGGCCGAGCTCTCATTGATGCCTTCTCCCAGAATGTTCGAGTGAAGCACTGGTTGTTCAAGAGGCTGTTCTCGCTTAGCAAATATCTGAAACGGAACTACTGCCACAGCCGCCCACCATTCAAGGTTATCAAAATGCTGATGCTCCACGGCAAGCGCAACGTAACTAGAGTTGTCCGAGATTACCCACGATACTCACGGTATCAAAAGCCACATAACTGACtccgctctcctctctccatCTTGCAGGCTGGATCCGGATCAGGTTCGGGTGCTGGAGCGCCAGTGCCGCCACAGCGTCACTCATCCATACGGCCCAATGCCCCGCTGACTCCACCCACGCACATGGCCAACGCCTCGCATCAGTTTGGCAGCAATTCAGGACTGtcggcaggaggaggagcaggaggtgcAACTGTGGGCCGCCTGGTCATCGATTTGGAGACAAAGTTCGGGAAGCGATTCCACAACGTGACCGAGTTCCCCAAGCCGCCGCCGTTTcttaatatacaaaaaatctATCCTAGTCGAACGTTTAAGGCGAGCAACGGTATGTAGTCGTCTGTGagcgtgtgagtgtgtgtgggtgtgtctgTTCTGTGAGTGCTTTAAATACATGTGTATAGTATATGGAGATACACAaccacatacacatatgtatatgtttatgtaACTGCGTTTATTCTTATATACACACATGGAATGCAATGCTGTTACATATATAATTATGTAATTGTTTCTTAAGGCACATGCTCTGTCATTTCGCATACAACGATTCTTATCTTTTATACATACAACTcatgctatatatatattattttaaacaTGTATTACTTactattatgattatgattattattgtttAACACACTGAAAACCCATCCAATCGAACACAAAGAAACAAACACATGAAAATGCATACAGATTTTATAATAACCAGGGCAGTTTTAGGAATCTTTTTTGGattattgttgttttattttactGTTAACGAGCCAATAAATAATGAATGTATAAAGAGTAGAAgaagctggctggctgccgaAGCAGTCGAAGCGAAGAATGTTATCTTGTATATTGCATAATACTGAAGTTGAATAGCTTTATCCAAACACTATCTTTCTTATACCATCTAATGTTAAAGTTTGTTAAATTtcacaagaagaagaagatagGGAGATGAAGATCAGATACGATCGACATCTCCATAAAATATGTTAACGAAACGCGATATTACCACTAAGCACACACAATATTATTACGCATAGCTATAGACATATcccgtatatatgtatatgtactatgtgtgtgtatgtaaagCGAAGTCCTTCCATATATCACCgtatccccctccccctcaatccatccacacacaacacatttGAAATACATGTAGCGCATTCTTTTTAATTGTACTCCACTCCCGTCATATCTTTTATATATCTTACCTATCTGCACGCGCATATCTAaatgcatatgcatacataggcatacacacacatattatGTATATCCGACATCCGATGCGATGAATTTTAGTTCTAGTAACAGGCACACTACGAGTataattgtttgttttaattttaaagttATCTTTTGGATGGAACAATAAACCAAAATTCGATTGGATTTACATCAACATGTGAaccatttcatttgttttgtattataatttatatataaaacagaaaagagctacaggtgttccactgttcGCTGTCCGTTATACTTCATTTTTGTATTGGTTGTTATCTTCAGTGGCTCCTTCTGATATACCGAAGTATGTCATACAGTTTTGCATTCCTTTCGTCACCTGTTTTGTGTTTCTCTTCATTTGTGACGTCTTTGAGCTCTTCTTTCCACTGCATTTACACCTGTGGCAGttcctttctttcctttccgTTTATAATTTGTATGCTTCGTTGGAGTTTTGCCTGCGCAAACATTGATCAAGATATTACCATATCGATCCCATTGATCTATATCTCTATATCTTGCGCTATCTAtccatttttttaaatatatctCTCCCCActgcctctctccctctctctcacacttCAGCTGCCGCCCAGACGcctagcaacaacaacatcagcatcaacaacaacatttcgGCTGTctgcaacaacaatgccaGCATAAATACCAATTCAATGGCTCCGGTGGGAAGAGGTTCACTGCCGCCAGCACTGAAGCCAGCCTATGCACCACTGAAGAAGCATCGGGCACCTGCACCACCGCCTCAGGCAGGCGTGGCCGCTGCCACAGTGTCCGTAATACGGCAATCTAGTTTCTTGTACGGCGGCGGAGTAGCCGGAACGGCCGGtagtgcctcctcctccgttcGACCCCAATCACAGGCGGCGGGAAGTGTGGCGCGCAACTCGACGGTCTGCTGAGACGATCCATATCGTTGCCCATGAGTTGTACATAATGCGGATATACGGTGTGGCACGGTGCGGAGTGATTGTACTAAATTTTACGAAAGGTTGATCAAATAAAAGTGGAACAATACCAAATACCACTCTTCTGAGGGACGAATCGAATCCCAATTTTTGCGCGCAACTCTCTGTAGCGTCTTCCCTGGCAGCACTTGGCAAGCAAGCCAATCCTTAACCATAGTTGTTCGTTTTGTATATAGGAAATAGCACCTAAAGTTAGTAAAATTATGAAAACAGCAATATAGCAGCCAGCAAATCTTTTATAAGTATATGCATTGTATCTGTATGTTTCAATACGATTGTATTGTATTTAGGAGCGCCTCTATATGAATATCTTACTAGACTGAACCTGTTAAAacccagcaacaacacaactaatatagatacgagtatactcGAATACTTGGAGGGGGGAATGGAATACTCTGCACTGGGATACTTGAAGAGCCTCTAGAGTCTAGACTCTAGTGCAACACACGAAGAAGGTTAGATGCAATACCTAATCGAAGCACAACTGAGAGCATTTCAACGAATCTTGTCATACATTTGTCACCATTTTAGAGTCTAATGAAACTAGTGGTAATACCCAGATTTGTGTGATAAAATCTCTCTCAAGTATCTAATCTAAGATCTATCCGCAATTGGTGAACATTTGTTAAATCTTTTTGGCCATACATACTGTATGAATGTATACAGAATAGAATGTAATACGAGTACTGCTctacataaatattattattactattattattattgaattCAATTATTGTTGTTAGACATGATGTCACTAGAAGTATTATCCAGCATTTAACATAACGTTTTATTCAGCATCCGAATCAGAATCATTGCAGTTATCAGataaataaattccaaaaTCATTCCGAAAACTTTGAGCAAACTTTGAACTTGTCATTGGCTTGGCCCAAAGTTGACGCAACGAACGCGGCAAGTCAATCGATATCTActatataaacgattatatatgtatgtgtatatagtGGATATTTGAGTAAAGTGTGTGCAAATGCTGACAAGACAAGCCATAACATAACAGTAAAGCACTTAAATCTAGTTTAAAGGTAAAGTAAAGCCTTTCTTGGGGTTAGCCATAATAATATATCGCACTTTTACAAACTTATTCGTTAACAAAACTATCGGATTTTATCCTAGGCCGTCTCATGCTTTTCCTTGAGGGTTTGCACGGCCTCTTGGAGGCCTTGATCCTCGCGCTTGCGTCGTCGCTCGCACTTGGGACATGGCTGCTGCTCGTTAAGACACTCCGCATGAAATACAG is a window of Drosophila pseudoobscura strain MV-25-SWS-2005 chromosome 3, UCI_Dpse_MV25, whole genome shotgun sequence DNA encoding:
- the Vrp1 gene encoding WAS/WASL-interacting protein family member 1 isoform X3, which gives rise to MAIPPPPGPPPPPGPPPPPAMGGLKLGGGGGKGGADPRSALLSSIQKGTKLRKTNTVDKSGPAISGKVCGADAAAGAGVGGAKRTLNNNTSTSNNNNNSSSSSSSSNGLGNGAPKLGGLFEGYSQMPKLKPVNGYRTGAAAAATPQPPAGVAAAAIAQQQQRSHSPPTAVTAAAASSNGPMDFNTELAMHLTLKRQKAQQKQQQSPQAPSGTQHINATEANLKTNRGPPPQPPKQTNSSDSILERMNIAPRAALPPAAAVKAASPTLSESGSNSSGSVKRKAGNLNISLGNSFVNSSMAKTTASASTTSLNSSRTSSAGSLRNLAPNKSTLFGGAGSSIGGGGSQQTSPPSTATPTPLPSQAQSHTQTQIQSQQQKPAISFGKPNFAPKPPGLQQLILVNGQQRPAVTRHHSMKSPRSPPASGPMLPPTLQHFGTMRAPLQLQGIDGSVASMRCAPNPPKSRPSVKPPPPPTPARSFSNSNLSNIGAGSSAAPLSAVNTALVQSAATTTQAPSTPITQPPSTSSSSSSVAALRDQFRAVGIGNGMNGMNGGNGNSSPPLPPLPTPASVSSASSSTTASPKSSTVRPIILNGGPIINPPAPPPHRSCPPPPPPQRQSSTNVRVKHWLFKRLFSLSKYLKRNYCHSRPPFKVIKMLMLHGKRNVTRVAGSGSGSGAGAPVPPQRHSSIRPNAPLTPPTHMANASHQFGSNSGLSAGGGAGGATVGRLVIDLETKFGKRFHNVTEFPKPPPFLNIQKIYPSRTFKASNAAAQTPSNNNISINNNISAVCNNNASINTNSMAPVGRGSLPPALKPAYAPLKKHRAPAPPPQAGVAAATVSVIRQSSFLYGGGVAGTAGSASSSVRPQSQAAGSVARNSTVC
- the Vrp1 gene encoding WAS/WASL-interacting protein family member 3 isoform X6; amino-acid sequence: MRLKKSSNKKMAIPPPPGPPPPPGPPPPPAMGGLKLGGGGGKGGADPRSALLSSIQKGTKLRKTNTVDKSGPAISGKVCGADAAAGAGVGGAKRTLNNNTSTSNNNNNSSSSSSSSNGLGNGAPKLGGLFEGYSQMPKLKPVNGYRTGAAAAATPQPPAGVAAAAIAQQQQRSHSPPTAVTAAAASSNGPMDFNTELAMHLTLKRQKAQQKQQQSPQAPSGTQHINATEANLKTNRGPPPQPPKQTNSSDSILERMNIAPRAALPPAAAVKAASPTLSESGSNSSGSVKRKAGNLKSPPASGPMLPPTLQHFGTMRAPLQLQGIDGSVASMRCAPNPPKSRPSVKPPPPPTPARSFSNSNLSNIGAGSSAAPLSAVNTALVQSAATTTQAPSTPITQPPSTSSSSSSVAALRDQFRAVGIGNGMNGMNGGNGNSSPPLPPLPTPASVSSASSSTTASPKSSTVRPIILNGGPIINPPAPPPHRSCPPPPPPQRQSSTNVRVKHWLFKRLFSLSKYLKRNYCHSRPPFKVIKMLMLHGKRNVTRVAGSGSGSGAGAPVPPQRHSSIRPNAPLTPPTHMANASHQFGSNSGLSAGGGAGGATVGRLVIDLETKFGKRFHNVTEFPKPPPFLNIQKIYPSRTFKASNAAAQTPSNNNISINNNISAVCNNNASINTNSMAPVGRGSLPPALKPAYAPLKKHRAPAPPPQAGVAAATVSVIRQSSFLYGGGVAGTAGSASSSVRPQSQAAGSVARNSTVC
- the Vrp1 gene encoding WAS/WASL-interacting protein family member 1 isoform X1, with protein sequence MRLKKSSNKKMAIPPPPGPPPPPGPPPPPAMGGLKLGGGGGKGGADPRSALLSSIQKGTKLRKTNTVDKSGPAISGKVCGADAAAGAGVGGAKRTLNNNTSTSNNNNNSSSSSSSSNGLGNGAPKLGGLFEGYSQMPKLKPVNGYRTGAAAAATPQPPAGVAAAAIAQQQQRSHSPPTAVTAAAASSNGPMDFNTELAMHLTLKRQKAQQKQQQSPQAPSGTQHINATEANLKTNRGPPPQPPKQTNSSDSILERMNIAPRAALPPAAAVKAASPTLSESGSNSSGSVKRKAGNLNISLGNSFVNSSMAKTTASASTTSLNSSRTSSAGSLRNLAPNKSTLFGGAGSSIGGGGSQQTSPPSTATPTPLPSQAQSHTQTQIQSQQQKPAISFGKPNFAPKPPGLQQLILVNGQQRPAVTRHHSMKSPRSPPASGPMLPPTLQHFGTMRAPLQLQGIDGSVASMRCAPNPPKSRPSVKPPPPPTPARSFSNSNLSNIGAGSSAAPLSAVNTALVQSAATTTQAPSTPITQPPSTSSSSSSVAALRDQFRAVGIGNGMNGMNGGNGNSSPPLPPLPTPASVSSASSSTTASPKSSTVRPIILNGGPIINPPAPPPHRSCPPPPPPQRQSSTNVRVKHWLFKRLFSLSKYLKRNYCHSRPPFKVIKMLMLHGKRNVTRVAGSGSGSGAGAPVPPQRHSSIRPNAPLTPPTHMANASHQFGSNSGLSAGGGAGGATVGRLVIDLETKFGKRFHNVTEFPKPPPFLNIQKIYPSRTFKASNAAAQTPSNNNISINNNISAVCNNNASINTNSMAPVGRGSLPPALKPAYAPLKKHRAPAPPPQAGVAAATVSVIRQSSFLYGGGVAGTAGSASSSVRPQSQAAGSVARNSTVC
- the Vrp1 gene encoding WAS/WASL-interacting protein family member 1 isoform X2, which produces MRLKKSSNKKMAIPPPPGPPPPPGPPPPPAMGGLKLGGGGGKGGADPRSALLSSIQKGTKLRKTNTVDKSGPAISGKVCGADAAAGAGVGGAKRTLNNNTSTSNNNNNSSSSSSSSNGLGNGAPKLGGLFEGYSQMPKLKPVNGYRTGAAAAATPQPPAGVAAAAIAQQQQRSHSPPTAVTAAAASSNGPMDFNTELAMHLTLKRQKAQQKQQQSPQAPSGTQHINATEANLKTNRGPPPQPPKQTNSSDSILERMNIAPRAALPPAAAVKAASPTLSESGSNSSGSVKRKAGNLNISLGNSFVNSSMAKTTASASTTSLNSSRTSSAGSLRNLAPNKSTLFGGAGSSIGGGGSQQTSPPSTATPTPLPSQAQSHTQTQIQSQQQKPAISFGKPNFAPKPPGLQQLILVNGQQRPAVTRHHSMKSPRSPPASGPMLPPTLQHFGTMRAPLQLQGIDGSVASMRCAPNPPKSRPSVKPPPPPTPARSFSNSNLSNIGAGSSAAPLSAVNTALVQSAATTTQAPSTPITQPPSTSSSSSSVAALRDQFRAVGIGNGMNGMNGGNGNSSPPLPPLPTPASVSSASSSTTASPKSSTVRPIILNGGPIINPPAPPPHRSCPPPPPPQRQSSTNVRVKHWLFKRLFSLSKYLKRNYCHSRPPFKVIKMLMLHGKRNAGSGSGSGAGAPVPPQRHSSIRPNAPLTPPTHMANASHQFGSNSGLSAGGGAGGATVGRLVIDLETKFGKRFHNVTEFPKPPPFLNIQKIYPSRTFKASNAAAQTPSNNNISINNNISAVCNNNASINTNSMAPVGRGSLPPALKPAYAPLKKHRAPAPPPQAGVAAATVSVIRQSSFLYGGGVAGTAGSASSSVRPQSQAAGSVARNSTVC
- the Vrp1 gene encoding WAS/WASL-interacting protein family member 1 isoform X4, which encodes MRLKKSSNKKMAIPPPPGPPPPPGPPPPPAMGGLKLGGGGGKGGADPRSALLSSIQKGTKLRKTNTVDKSGPAISGKVCGADAAAGAGVGGAKRTLNNNTSTSNNNNNSSSSSSSSNGLGNGAPKLGGLFEGYSQMPKLKPVNGYRTGAAAAATPQPPAGVAAAAIAQQQQRSHSPPTAVTAAAASSNGPMDFNTELAMHLTLKRQKAQQKQQQSPQAPSGTQHINATEANLKTNRGPPPQPPKQTNSSDSILERMNIAPRAALPPAAAVKAASPTLSESGSNSSGSVKRKAGNLNISLGNSFVNSSMAKTTASASTTSLNSSRTSSAGSLRNLAPNKSTLFGGAGSSIGGGGSQQTSPPSTATPTPLPSQAQSHTQTQIQSQQQKPAISFGKPNFAPKPPGLQQLILVNGQQRPAVTRHHSMKSPRSPPASGPMLPPTLQHFGTMRAPLQLQGIDGSVASMRCAPNPPKSRPSVKPPPPPTPARSFSNSNLSNIGAGSSAAPLSAVNTALVQSAATTTQAPSTPITQPPSTSSSSSSVAALRDQFRAVGIGNGMNGMNGGNGNSSPPLPPLPTPASVSSASSSTTASPKSSTVRPIILNGGPIINPPAPPPHRSCPPPPPPQRQSSTNVRVKHWLFKRLFSLSKYLKRNYCHSRPPFKAGSGSGSGAGAPVPPQRHSSIRPNAPLTPPTHMANASHQFGSNSGLSAGGGAGGATVGRLVIDLETKFGKRFHNVTEFPKPPPFLNIQKIYPSRTFKASNAAAQTPSNNNISINNNISAVCNNNASINTNSMAPVGRGSLPPALKPAYAPLKKHRAPAPPPQAGVAAATVSVIRQSSFLYGGGVAGTAGSASSSVRPQSQAAGSVARNSTVC
- the Vrp1 gene encoding verprolin isoform X5; the protein is MRLKKSSNKKMAIPPPPGPPPPPGPPPPPAMGGLKLGGGGGKGGADPRSALLSSIQKGTKLRKTNTVDKSGPAISGKVCGADAAAGAGVGGAKRTLNNNTSTSNNNNNSSSSSSSSNGLGNGAPKLGGLFEGYSQMPKLKPVNGYRTGAAAAATPQPPAGVAAAAIAQQQQRSHSPPTAVTAAAASSNGPMDFNTELAMHLTLKRQKAQQKQQQSPQAPSGTQHINATEANLKTNRGPPPQPPKQTNSSDSILERMNIAPRAALPPAAAVKAASPTLSESGSNSSGSVKRKAGNLNISLGNSFVNSSMAKTTASASTTSLNSSRTSSAGSLRNLAPNKSTLFGGAGSSIGGGGSQQTSPPSTATPTPLPSQAQSHTQTQIQSQQQKPAISFGKPNFAPKPPGLQQLILVNGQQRPAVTRHHSMKSPRSPPASGPMLPPTLQHFGTMRAPLQLQGIDGSVASMRCAPNPPKSRPSVKPPPPPTPARSFSNSNLSNIGAGSSAAPLSAVNTALVQSAATTTQAPSTPITQPPSTSSSSSSVAALRDQFRAVGIGNGMNGMNGGNGNSSPPLPPLPTPASVSSASSSTTASPKSSTVRPIILNGGPIINPPAPPPHRSCPPPPPPQRQSSTAGSGSGSGAGAPVPPQRHSSIRPNAPLTPPTHMANASHQFGSNSGLSAGGGAGGATVGRLVIDLETKFGKRFHNVTEFPKPPPFLNIQKIYPSRTFKASNAAAQTPSNNNISINNNISAVCNNNASINTNSMAPVGRGSLPPALKPAYAPLKKHRAPAPPPQAGVAAATVSVIRQSSFLYGGGVAGTAGSASSSVRPQSQAAGSVARNSTVC
- the Vrp1 gene encoding verprolin isoform X8 → MRLKKSSNKKMAIPPPPGPPPPPGPPPPPAMGGLKLGGGGGKGGADPRSALLSSIQKGTKLRKTNTVDKSGPAISGKVCGADAAAGAGVGGAKRTLNNNTSTSNNNNNSSSSSSSSNGLGNGAPKLGGLFEGYSQMPKLKPVNGYRTGAAAAATPQPPAGVAAAAIAQQQQRSHSPPTAVTAAAASSNGPMDFNTELAMHLTLKRQKAQQKQQQSPQAPSGTQHINATEANLKTNRGPPPQPPKQTNSSDSILERMNIAPRAALPPAAAVKAASPTLSESGSNSSGSVKRKAGNLNISLGNSFVNSSMAKTTASASTTSLNSSRTSSAGSLRNLAPNKSTLFGGAGSSIGGGGSQQTSPPSTATPTPLPSQAQSHTQTQIQSQQQKPAISFGKPNFAPKPPGLQQLILVNGQQRPAVTRHHSMKSPRSPPASGPMLPPTLQHFGTMRAPLQLQGIDGSVASMRCAPNPPKSRPSVKPPPPPTPARSFSNSNLSNIGAGSSAAPLSAVNTALVQSAATTTQAPSTPITQPPSTSSSSSSVAALRDQFRAVGIGNGMNGMNGGNGNSSPPLPPLPTPASVSSASSSTTASPKSSTVRPIILNGGPIINPPAPPPHRSCPPPPPPQRQSSTVAPNGKGDSWLASTTQNRLGTDIRSGARELLSREMRS
- the Vrp1 gene encoding verprolin isoform X7 — its product is MRLKKSSNKKMAIPPPPGPPPPPGPPPPPAMGGLKLGGGGGKGGADPRSALLSSIQKGTKLRKTNTVDKSGPAISGKVCGADAAAGAGVGGAKRTLNNNTSTSNNNNNSSSSSSSSNGLGNGAPKLGGLFEGYSQMPKLKPVNGYRTGAAAAATPQPPAGVAAAAIAQQQQRSHSPPTAVTAAAASSNGPMDFNTELAMHLTLKRQKAQQKQQQSPQAPSGTQHINATEANLKTNRGPPPQPPKQTNSSDSILERMNIAPRAALPPAAAVKAASPTLSESGSNSSGSVKRKAGNLNISLGNSFVNSSMAKTTASASTTSLNSSRTSSAGSLRNLAPNKSTLFGGAGSSIGGGGSQQTSPPSTATPTPLPSQAQSHTQTQIQSQQQKPAISFGKPNFAPKPPGLQQLILVNGQQRPAVTRHHSMKSPRSPPASGPMLPPTLQHFGTMRAPLQLQGIDGSVASMRCAPNPPKSRPSVKPPPPPTPARSFSNSNLSNIGAGSSAAPLSAVNTALVQSAATTTQAPSTPITQPPSTSSSSSSVAALRDQFRAVGIGNGMNGMNGGNGNSSPPLPPLPTPASVSSASSSTTASPKSSTVRPIILNGGPIINPPAPPPHRSCPPPPPPQRQSSTNVRVKHWLFKRLFSLSKYLKRNYCHSRPPFKVIKMLMLHGWIRIRFGCWSASAATASLIHTAQCPADSTHAHGQRLASVWQQFRTVGRRRSRRCNCGPPGHRFGDKVREAIPQRDRVPQAAAVS
- the Vrp1 gene encoding WAS/WASL-interacting protein family member 3 isoform X9, producing MNIAPRAALPPAAAVKAASPTLSESGSNSSGSVKRKAGNLNISLGNSFVNSSMAKTTASASTTSLNSSRTSSAGSLRNLAPNKSTLFGGAGSSIGGGGSQQTSPPSTATPTPLPSQAQSHTQTQIQSQQQKPAISFGKPNFAPKPPGLQQLILVNGQQRPAVTRHHSMKSPRSPPASGPMLPPTLQHFGTMRAPLQLQGIDGSVASMRCAPNPPKSRPSVKPPPPPTPARSFSNSNLSNIGAGSSAAPLSAVNTALVQSAATTTQAPSTPITQPPSTSSSSSSVAALRDQFRAVGIGNGMNGMNGGNGNSSPPLPPLPTPASVSSASSSTTASPKSSTVRPIILNGGPIINPPAPPPHRSCPPPPPPQRQSSTNVRVKHWLFKRLFSLSKYLKRNYCHSRPPFKVIKMLMLHGKRNVTRVAGSGSGSGAGAPVPPQRHSSIRPNAPLTPPTHMANASHQFGSNSGLSAGGGAGGATVGRLVIDLETKFGKRFHNVTEFPKPPPFLNIQKIYPSRTFKASNAAAQTPSNNNISINNNISAVCNNNASINTNSMAPVGRGSLPPALKPAYAPLKKHRAPAPPPQAGVAAATVSVIRQSSFLYGGGVAGTAGSASSSVRPQSQAAGSVARNSTVC